One genomic region from Burkholderia latens encodes:
- a CDS encoding sulfurtransferase, with product MTIVNLAAYHFVSLDATEQWRPLVTARCNELGLRGTILLAPEGINLFIAGPREATDAFIDYIRHDPLFEGKFATLQFKESLSDSQPFRRMLVRLKREIITMKKPAIKPELGRAPSVDARTLKAWLDRGHDDAGRPVVMLDTRNAFEVDVGTFDDALDYRIDKFSEFPEVIDANRADLEGKTVVSFCTGGIRCEKAAIHMKEIGIENVYQLEGGILKYFEEVGGAHYHGDCFVFDYRTALNPQLQPTANVTCFACRAVVTPEAQQSPSYVPGKSCPACAQAASAA from the coding sequence ATGACCATCGTCAACCTTGCCGCCTACCACTTCGTGTCGCTCGACGCGACCGAGCAATGGCGCCCGCTCGTCACCGCCCGCTGCAACGAACTCGGCCTGCGCGGCACGATCCTGCTCGCGCCGGAAGGCATCAACCTGTTCATCGCCGGCCCGCGCGAGGCGACCGACGCGTTCATCGACTACATCCGCCACGATCCGCTGTTCGAAGGCAAGTTCGCGACGCTGCAGTTCAAGGAGAGCCTGTCCGACTCGCAGCCGTTCCGCCGGATGCTCGTGCGCCTGAAGCGCGAGATCATCACGATGAAGAAGCCCGCGATCAAGCCGGAGCTCGGCCGTGCCCCGTCGGTCGACGCGCGCACGCTGAAGGCGTGGCTCGACCGCGGCCACGACGATGCCGGCCGCCCGGTCGTGATGCTCGACACGCGCAACGCATTCGAAGTGGACGTCGGCACGTTCGACGACGCGCTCGACTACCGGATCGACAAGTTCAGCGAGTTCCCGGAAGTGATCGACGCGAACCGCGCCGATCTCGAGGGCAAGACGGTCGTGTCGTTCTGCACGGGCGGCATCCGCTGCGAGAAGGCGGCGATCCACATGAAGGAAATCGGCATCGAGAACGTGTACCAGCTCGAGGGCGGGATCCTGAAGTATTTCGAGGAAGTCGGCGGCGCGCACTACCACGGCGACTGCTTCGTGTTCGACTACCGCACCGCGCTGAACCCGCAGCTGCAGCCGACCGCCAACGTCACGTGCTTCGCGTGCCGCGCGGTCGTCACGCCGGAAGCCCAGCAATCGCCGAGCTACGTGCCCGGCAAGTCGTGCCCGGCCTGCGCGCAGGCAGCCAGCGCCGCATAA
- the gluQRS gene encoding tRNA glutamyl-Q(34) synthetase GluQRS: protein MNGYRGRFAPSPTGPLHFGSLVGALASWLDARAHGGAWLVRIEDIDGPRTVPGAADDILATLAHFGMTPDEPPVWQSTRDAHYTAALERLAAARLVYPCGCTRKEIADSLRSAHERHTTLAYPGTCRSGLHGKPPRAWRLRVPDGDAAVVAFDDRWQHTQAQNLATEVGDFVLKRADGQWAYQLAVVVDDADAGITHVVRGADLLDSTARQIYLQRCLGVPTPEYLHVPVVVDANGEKLSKQTGALALERDDDPLPALRAAAAHLGLATDGDISGDTIDAFLAAAIGAWARRFGPRAA from the coding sequence ATGAACGGCTACCGCGGCCGCTTCGCGCCGTCGCCCACCGGCCCGCTGCATTTCGGCTCGCTGGTCGGTGCGCTCGCGAGCTGGCTCGACGCGCGTGCGCATGGCGGCGCGTGGCTCGTGCGCATCGAGGACATCGACGGCCCGCGCACCGTGCCCGGCGCCGCCGACGACATCCTCGCGACGCTCGCACATTTCGGCATGACGCCCGACGAGCCGCCCGTGTGGCAAAGCACGCGCGACGCGCATTACACGGCCGCGCTCGAACGGCTCGCCGCCGCGCGGCTCGTCTATCCGTGCGGCTGCACACGCAAGGAAATCGCCGATTCGCTGCGCTCCGCGCACGAACGCCACACGACGCTCGCGTATCCGGGCACCTGCCGCAGCGGCCTGCACGGCAAGCCGCCGCGCGCGTGGCGGCTGCGGGTGCCGGACGGCGACGCCGCGGTCGTTGCGTTCGATGACCGCTGGCAGCACACGCAGGCGCAGAACCTCGCGACGGAGGTCGGCGATTTCGTGCTCAAGCGCGCAGACGGCCAATGGGCGTACCAGCTCGCGGTCGTCGTCGACGATGCCGACGCCGGCATCACGCACGTCGTGCGCGGCGCCGACCTGCTCGATTCGACCGCGCGCCAGATCTATCTGCAGCGCTGTCTCGGCGTGCCGACGCCCGAGTACCTGCACGTGCCCGTCGTCGTCGATGCGAACGGTGAAAAGCTCAGCAAGCAGACGGGCGCGCTCGCGCTCGAACGCGACGACGATCCCTTGCCGGCGCTGCGGGCCGCAGCCGCGCATCTCGGTCTCGCGACCGATGGGGACATATCGGGCGATACGATCGACGCGTTCCTGGCGGCCGCGATCGGCGCGTGGGCACGACGCTTCGGGCCGCGGGCCGCCTGA
- a CDS encoding DEAD/DEAH box helicase — MSAGPAGLTHDVPAAPFERNATMSDSVAKPVDATFDQFGLAADILKAIAEQGYTTPTPIQAQAIPVVLAGRDVMGAAQTGTGKTASFSLPILQRLLPQANTSASPARHPVRALILTPTRELADQVAANVHAYGKHTSLRSAVVFGGVDMNPQMAELRRGVEILIATPGRLLDHVQQKTANLGQVQILVLDEADRMLDMGFLPDLQRILNLLPKERQTLLFSATFSPEIKKLASTYLRNPQTIEVARSNSTNANVTQIVYDVAEGDKQAAVVQLLRDRGLKQVIVFCNSKIGASRLARNLERDGVVASAIHGDKSQIERMQALDAFKRGEIEALVATDVAARGLDIAELPAVINFDLPFNAEDYVHRIGRTGRAGATGDALSLCSPNERKQLADIEKLIKRPLDVQTLTLDKPARPRHDERGSERGDRGDRGGRRDRDEHRGAAGRRAGGSERGHHRRHEAPVDDFFLKPYEPSAPAKQPEEPTSAQQPEKKGPKRQVAALLGGFGMPRKPSA, encoded by the coding sequence ATGAGCGCAGGCCCGGCCGGCCTGACGCACGATGTCCCCGCCGCGCCTTTTGAGCGAAACGCCACCATGTCCGATTCTGTCGCCAAGCCAGTCGACGCAACCTTCGATCAATTCGGCCTTGCCGCCGATATCCTGAAAGCCATTGCGGAGCAGGGCTATACGACGCCGACGCCGATCCAGGCGCAGGCCATTCCGGTCGTGCTCGCCGGCCGCGACGTCATGGGCGCCGCGCAAACGGGCACCGGCAAGACCGCGAGCTTCTCGCTGCCGATCCTCCAGCGGCTCCTGCCGCAGGCCAACACGAGCGCGTCGCCCGCGCGCCATCCGGTGCGCGCGCTGATCCTCACGCCGACCCGCGAGCTCGCCGACCAGGTCGCCGCGAACGTGCATGCGTACGGGAAGCACACGTCGCTGCGCAGCGCGGTCGTGTTCGGCGGCGTCGACATGAACCCGCAGATGGCCGAACTGCGCCGCGGCGTCGAGATCCTGATCGCGACGCCGGGCCGCCTGCTCGATCACGTGCAGCAGAAGACGGCGAATCTCGGGCAAGTCCAGATCCTCGTGCTCGATGAAGCGGACCGGATGCTGGACATGGGCTTCCTGCCCGACCTGCAGCGCATCCTGAACCTGTTGCCGAAGGAACGCCAGACGCTGCTGTTCTCGGCCACCTTCTCGCCGGAAATCAAGAAGCTCGCGTCGACCTACCTGCGCAACCCGCAGACGATCGAGGTCGCGCGCAGCAACTCGACCAACGCGAACGTCACGCAGATCGTCTACGACGTCGCCGAAGGCGACAAGCAGGCCGCGGTCGTGCAGTTGCTGCGCGATCGCGGGCTCAAGCAGGTGATCGTGTTCTGCAACAGCAAGATCGGCGCAAGCCGGCTGGCGCGCAACCTCGAGCGCGACGGCGTGGTCGCGTCGGCGATCCACGGCGACAAGTCGCAGATCGAGCGGATGCAGGCCCTCGACGCGTTCAAGCGCGGCGAAATCGAAGCGCTGGTGGCGACCGACGTGGCCGCGCGCGGTCTGGACATCGCCGAGCTGCCGGCCGTGATCAACTTCGACCTGCCGTTCAACGCGGAAGACTACGTGCACCGGATCGGTCGTACGGGCCGTGCGGGCGCGACCGGCGATGCGCTGTCGCTGTGCAGCCCGAACGAACGCAAGCAGCTCGCCGATATCGAAAAGCTGATCAAGCGTCCGCTCGACGTGCAGACGCTTACCCTCGACAAGCCTGCGCGTCCCCGCCATGACGAGCGCGGCAGTGAACGCGGAGACCGCGGCGACCGCGGCGGCCGTCGCGATCGCGACGAGCATCGCGGCGCGGCGGGGCGCCGCGCGGGCGGCTCCGAGCGCGGTCATCACCGTCGCCACGAAGCGCCGGTCGACGATTTCTTCCTGAAGCCGTACGAGCCGTCGGCGCCGGCGAAGCAGCCGGAGGAGCCGACGTCCGCGCAGCAGCCCGAGAAGAAGGGGCCGAAGCGTCAGGTCGCGGCGCTGCTCGGCGGATTCGGGATGCCGCGCAAGCCGTCCGCGTAA
- a CDS encoding MliC family protein, whose protein sequence is MIRQTFAALALAGAAVSVAHAAQLTVEEIDADARVQTVYQCANQKQPVRVSYWRAGNGQSFALVPVNGQQLLFVDTVSASGVRYQAGRYTWWTKGKEGTLRDEIADQNAAPLLGDCVQVEKKKKKKG, encoded by the coding sequence ATGATTCGCCAAACCTTCGCCGCGCTCGCGCTGGCCGGCGCCGCCGTCTCCGTCGCGCATGCCGCGCAACTGACCGTCGAGGAGATCGACGCCGATGCCCGCGTGCAGACCGTCTATCAGTGCGCGAACCAGAAGCAGCCGGTGCGCGTGTCGTACTGGCGCGCGGGCAACGGCCAGAGCTTCGCGCTCGTGCCGGTCAACGGGCAGCAACTGCTGTTCGTCGATACCGTTTCGGCGTCGGGCGTGCGCTACCAGGCCGGGCGCTATACCTGGTGGACGAAGGGCAAGGAAGGGACGTTGCGCGACGAGATTGCCGACCAGAATGCGGCTCCGCTGCTCGGCGACTGCGTGCAGGTCGAGAAGAAGAAAAAGAAGAAGGGCTGA
- a CDS encoding DUF6726 family protein: MASTWRRIGRFGKVGAALALIASLAGCGLAAAPCRVASAGLKIVPLVGHVAAAPTDACADVIDP; this comes from the coding sequence ATGGCATCGACATGGCGGCGCATCGGCCGTTTCGGCAAGGTGGGTGCCGCACTGGCGCTGATCGCGAGTCTCGCGGGGTGCGGCCTTGCGGCCGCGCCGTGCCGGGTCGCCTCGGCCGGGCTGAAGATCGTGCCGCTCGTCGGCCATGTCGCGGCCGCGCCGACCGACGCGTGCGCCGACGTCATCGATCCCTGA
- the purT gene encoding formate-dependent phosphoribosylglycinamide formyltransferase: MQIGQRLGTPLSPSATRVMLLGAGELGKEVIIALQRLGVEVVAVDRYPDAPGHQVAHRAHVIDMTDAAALRAVVEAERPHLIVPEIEAIATDALAAIEAAGLAEVIPTARATQLTMNREGIRRLAAEELGLATSPYAFAESFDAFSAAVAKIGMPCVVKPVMSSSGKGQSVVRTEADVKPAWEYAMAGGRVNHGRVIVEGFIDFDYEITQLTVRAIDPATLDTRTYFCEPVGHVQVAGDYVESWQPQPMSATALARSREIAHKVTEALGGRGLFGVELFVRGDDVWFSEVSPRPHDTGLVTPASQRQSEFELHARAILGLPVDPALGSPAASAVIYGGLDERGIAFEGVRDALAVPGADLRLFGKPESFAKRRMGVALATGATVDEARERAKRAAAAVRPVSAR, from the coding sequence ATGCAGATCGGTCAGCGGCTCGGTACGCCGCTTTCACCTTCGGCCACGCGCGTCATGCTGCTCGGCGCGGGCGAACTCGGCAAGGAAGTCATCATCGCGCTGCAGCGGCTCGGCGTCGAAGTCGTCGCGGTCGACCGCTATCCGGACGCGCCGGGCCACCAGGTCGCGCATCGCGCACACGTGATCGACATGACCGACGCCGCGGCGCTGCGCGCGGTCGTCGAGGCCGAGCGCCCGCACCTGATCGTGCCGGAGATCGAGGCGATCGCCACCGACGCGCTCGCGGCGATCGAGGCGGCCGGCCTCGCCGAGGTGATCCCGACCGCCCGCGCGACGCAGCTCACGATGAACCGCGAAGGCATCCGCCGGCTCGCAGCCGAGGAGCTTGGGCTCGCGACGTCGCCGTACGCGTTCGCGGAATCGTTCGACGCGTTCAGCGCGGCGGTCGCGAAGATCGGCATGCCGTGCGTCGTGAAGCCGGTGATGTCGTCGTCGGGCAAGGGCCAGTCGGTCGTGCGGACCGAGGCCGACGTGAAGCCCGCGTGGGAGTACGCGATGGCGGGCGGACGCGTGAACCACGGCCGCGTGATCGTCGAGGGCTTCATCGATTTCGACTACGAGATCACGCAATTGACCGTGCGTGCGATCGATCCGGCGACGCTCGACACGCGCACCTACTTCTGCGAACCGGTCGGCCACGTGCAGGTGGCGGGCGACTACGTCGAATCGTGGCAGCCGCAGCCGATGAGCGCGACCGCGCTGGCCAGGTCCCGCGAGATCGCGCACAAGGTGACCGAGGCGCTCGGCGGGCGCGGGCTGTTCGGCGTTGAACTGTTCGTGCGCGGCGACGACGTGTGGTTCTCCGAAGTGAGCCCGCGGCCGCACGACACGGGCCTCGTCACGCCTGCGTCGCAGCGCCAGTCGGAGTTCGAATTGCACGCGCGCGCGATTCTCGGGCTGCCGGTCGATCCGGCGCTCGGCTCGCCGGCCGCATCGGCGGTGATCTACGGCGGCCTCGACGAGCGCGGCATCGCGTTCGAAGGCGTGCGCGACGCGCTCGCGGTGCCGGGTGCCGACCTGCGCCTGTTCGGCAAACCGGAGAGCTTTGCGAAGCGACGCATGGGCGTCGCGCTCGCGACCGGTGCGACTGTCGACGAAGCCCGCGAACGCGCGAAGCGCGCCGCGGCGGCCGTGCGGCCCGTATCGGCACGCTGA
- a CDS encoding META domain-containing protein: MSHLSAAARARTGLLRPLRAPLCALTLATLLAACAMPTHPDSAAPAPDPYNPAAVQLLDDTSWELTSWLNADGTPRTIPHGDNGEPIKLALSTESGVRRASGFSGCNRYMGTYAIKNGLLSFGPLAGTRMACPNALGGELEHAYLDALAHIRKTGVQMRDPQQLQIVTEAGATLTFTRRSR; the protein is encoded by the coding sequence ATGTCCCACCTGTCCGCGGCCGCACGCGCACGCACCGGCCTGCTTCGCCCGTTGCGCGCGCCGCTTTGCGCGTTGACGCTTGCCACGCTTCTCGCCGCCTGCGCAATGCCGACCCATCCCGACTCCGCCGCCCCCGCACCCGATCCGTACAATCCCGCCGCCGTCCAGTTGCTCGACGACACGAGCTGGGAGCTCACGAGCTGGCTGAACGCCGACGGCACGCCGCGCACGATTCCGCACGGCGACAACGGCGAACCGATCAAGCTGGCGCTGTCGACCGAATCGGGCGTCCGGCGAGCGAGCGGTTTTTCCGGTTGCAACCGCTACATGGGCACCTACGCGATCAAGAACGGCCTGCTGAGCTTCGGCCCGCTCGCCGGCACGCGCATGGCGTGCCCGAATGCGCTCGGCGGCGAGCTCGAACACGCGTACCTCGATGCGCTTGCCCACATTCGGAAGACCGGCGTGCAGATGCGCGATCCGCAGCAGTTGCAGATCGTGACCGAAGCCGGCGCGACGCTGACCTTCACGCGCCGCAGCCGCTGA
- a CDS encoding DNA translocase FtsK, which yields MHTVVFGWFGISAVWFLLLIWRLVQAMLPGGGGLAGRGSIRLWLGFAAVFVASCALTSPLSGPDTNALGHAFSNGFAHLLGPIGTPVAMVVLFFAGLPWLTGIGWRQFAAWVDTSFGVKLARDVGDDDVRGVADLPRSALHRDDDIVQPTTAHTVNSMAPRQNGRYSRPTLWKPDPHARPKPRSKATPRPLAEPVAPSGWLKPTAGRRMPTPPAPGAASAMPPPPTGSTASLARAAANAQTPRPSPAPLPAGFEPVRPRPTAARPAAAALKQPAAPRAAVTPRPVAATPARTPTRPMPGASAAGQPQDGARRRPAPPAPARAPLYAWVQQPAEPIAPAPSVHDTLRSIEASTAQWAALDGARPSNGAATTAGAAAASTTAPAVAAGSVAASAPTASPGAMVSGQAPVAQRDAARDPDAHETASPPYDDDPIVLDAFMPGRQDVRMPLIDTGPTTFADAARPATPNLGVEADAPPHHADVVPVAAPAIDTPIDPAPWEDAASRPIAGFDASHAAQPADSFASAETTGGTDEITDRVKPAEPAALPPPLPASSTTATPARAVGDTIPMPLAGIATPPLPASGAAPADALTGTVSSAAAKDDGETATLPADPQRAAPSATGRVWVPAPAPSTAVSATTESVSGNAPASAQPSQSLPAEPSSVAEAALAAGASSVANAPASAAPALANGSASPTVAAAPAIAGMTNTAPDSMSRPATSAPPAAAVMSIVPSAPAGAIGTTEDAGGRMPVAAPPARDALTPVSGTVTPPPAAGGSFPSAVPPSAPPAAPASLSTPEPAAPRIAAGANFAAAPNSAAAGATPTSATNASFAAKPFAAAPVASAPTSAPTSAPTSAPTSAPTSAPTSAPTSAPTSAPTSASTSVANASSPITTQPHGSAPLAATATGTAGTAAIAATSSPAASAPASTGTIFGASVSQPAPSATATAATSGQPASALTATSSTLVTPSAAPSNRAPDAPTIGTPAALAGATPPATATVPAAVAVPLPHSNALASTNTTGTASPAAFGATPAAPASAVASTPASAASLTPPASPIAPVSTLPPASAAPTPVGAAAPAPSNAPVSAPQIQSVATPQTPAASPASWSTLAAAQPPVAADITAPAPWVSAPLAAATPTPATDASQAAAQPAAPAPDAAAAPARPPRPNAFEFHAPASFNVELPTLDLLEPASDDVEPITDEHLAQTAQVIEQRLQEFKVPVTVVGASAGPVITRFEIEPALGVRGSQIVGLMKDLSRGLGLTSIRVVETIPGKTCMGLELPNAKRQMIRLSEILESRQYQHSASQLTIAMGKDITGHPVVTDLAKAPHMLVAGTTGSGKSVAINAMILSLLYKATPEDVRLIMIDPKMLELSVYEGIPHLLAPVVTDMKLAANALNWCVGEMEKRYRLMSAVGVRNLAGFNQKIRDAEAKEKKIGNPFSLTPDDPEPLSKLPLIVVVIDELADLMMVAGKKIEELIARLAQKARAAGIHLILATQRPSVDVITGLIKANIPTRVAFQVSSKIDSRTILDQMGAESLLGQGDMLFLPPGTGYPQRVHGAFVADEEVHRIVEYLKQFGEPQYEEGILDGPAADGATQDLFGDAPDAEADPLYDEAVAFVVRTRRASISSVQRQLRIGYNRAARLVEQMEAAGLVSSMGINGSREVLVPAAAD from the coding sequence ATGCACACGGTTGTCTTCGGCTGGTTCGGCATCTCCGCCGTCTGGTTCCTCCTTCTCATCTGGCGTCTCGTTCAGGCGATGCTGCCCGGCGGCGGCGGCCTCGCCGGCCGCGGCTCGATCCGCCTGTGGCTCGGCTTCGCGGCCGTGTTCGTCGCGAGCTGCGCGCTGACGAGCCCGTTGTCGGGCCCCGACACGAACGCGCTCGGCCACGCATTCTCGAACGGCTTCGCGCATCTGCTCGGCCCGATCGGCACCCCGGTCGCGATGGTCGTACTGTTTTTCGCGGGCCTGCCGTGGCTGACCGGCATCGGCTGGCGCCAGTTCGCCGCGTGGGTCGACACGTCGTTCGGCGTGAAGCTCGCGCGCGACGTCGGCGACGACGATGTGCGGGGCGTCGCCGATCTGCCGCGCAGCGCGCTGCACCGCGACGACGACATCGTGCAACCGACCACCGCGCACACCGTGAACTCGATGGCGCCGCGGCAGAACGGCCGGTATTCGCGCCCGACGCTGTGGAAACCGGATCCCCACGCGAGGCCGAAGCCGCGCAGCAAGGCGACGCCGCGTCCGCTCGCGGAACCCGTCGCGCCATCCGGCTGGCTGAAGCCGACGGCGGGGCGCCGCATGCCGACGCCTCCCGCACCGGGCGCGGCGAGCGCGATGCCGCCGCCGCCGACCGGCAGCACCGCGAGCCTCGCGCGCGCGGCCGCGAACGCCCAGACGCCGCGCCCCAGTCCGGCTCCGCTTCCGGCCGGGTTCGAGCCCGTCCGCCCGCGACCGACCGCCGCCCGACCGGCCGCTGCCGCGTTGAAGCAGCCCGCCGCGCCGCGCGCCGCGGTCACGCCGCGCCCGGTCGCCGCAACGCCCGCGCGCACACCGACCCGACCGATGCCGGGCGCCAGCGCCGCCGGCCAGCCGCAGGACGGGGCACGGCGCCGCCCAGCACCGCCCGCCCCTGCGCGCGCACCGCTCTATGCCTGGGTGCAACAACCGGCCGAGCCGATCGCGCCGGCGCCGAGCGTGCACGACACGCTGCGCTCGATCGAAGCCAGTACCGCGCAATGGGCGGCGCTCGATGGCGCACGACCGAGTAACGGGGCGGCAACAACGGCTGGCGCTGCGGCTGCGAGCACGACCGCTCCGGCGGTTGCAGCAGGCAGCGTGGCCGCGTCGGCACCGACTGCCTCGCCGGGAGCGATGGTTTCCGGTCAAGCTCCAGTCGCACAGCGCGATGCAGCCCGCGATCCGGACGCGCACGAAACCGCATCGCCGCCATACGACGACGATCCGATCGTGCTCGACGCGTTCATGCCAGGCCGCCAAGACGTGCGCATGCCGCTCATCGATACTGGCCCGACGACGTTCGCCGACGCCGCGCGGCCCGCGACGCCGAATCTCGGCGTCGAAGCCGACGCGCCGCCCCATCATGCAGACGTCGTGCCAGTCGCCGCGCCGGCAATCGACACGCCGATCGATCCTGCACCGTGGGAAGACGCCGCCAGCCGGCCGATTGCCGGCTTCGATGCGTCGCACGCCGCTCAGCCGGCCGATTCCTTCGCATCGGCCGAAACGACGGGCGGCACGGACGAAATTACGGACCGCGTGAAACCCGCCGAACCGGCCGCGCTGCCCCCTCCCCTCCCCGCTTCGTCGACGACCGCAACGCCGGCGCGTGCAGTTGGCGACACGATCCCGATGCCGCTCGCTGGAATCGCGACTCCACCGCTGCCCGCGTCGGGTGCGGCCCCGGCCGACGCCCTGACCGGAACGGTCTCGAGCGCGGCAGCAAAGGACGACGGCGAAACCGCTACGCTGCCGGCAGACCCGCAACGCGCAGCGCCATCGGCAACGGGACGCGTGTGGGTACCCGCGCCTGCTCCATCAACGGCCGTCTCCGCGACCACGGAATCCGTCTCTGGCAACGCTCCTGCATCCGCCCAGCCGTCACAATCGCTGCCCGCCGAACCTTCCTCGGTCGCTGAAGCGGCATTGGCAGCCGGTGCGTCGTCCGTCGCCAACGCGCCCGCTTCCGCCGCGCCCGCCCTGGCGAATGGTTCGGCCAGCCCGACCGTCGCGGCGGCGCCTGCGATTGCCGGCATGACGAATACGGCTCCCGATTCGATGTCGCGCCCGGCCACGTCGGCGCCCCCCGCAGCAGCAGTCATGTCGATTGTGCCGTCCGCGCCAGCGGGCGCCATCGGGACCACGGAGGATGCCGGCGGGCGCATGCCCGTTGCCGCGCCGCCCGCGCGCGACGCTTTGACGCCTGTGTCCGGCACTGTTACACCGCCGCCAGCGGCTGGCGGTTCGTTCCCGTCCGCCGTGCCGCCGTCTGCGCCTCCAGCAGCACCGGCGTCCCTTTCCACGCCGGAGCCCGCCGCGCCGCGCATCGCCGCCGGCGCGAATTTTGCGGCCGCGCCCAACAGCGCGGCGGCAGGCGCCACCCCTACGTCTGCGACGAACGCGTCCTTCGCCGCGAAACCTTTCGCCGCTGCGCCGGTCGCATCCGCGCCGACTTCTGCGCCGACTTCTGCGCCGACTTCTGCGCCGACTTCTGCGCCGACTTCTGCGCCGACTTCTGCGCCGACTTCTGCGCCGACTTCCGCGCCGACTTCCGCGTCGACCTCAGTCGCCAACGCTTCCAGTCCAATCACGACGCAGCCTCACGGATCGGCCCCGCTCGCAGCCACCGCAACAGGCACCGCTGGGACCGCCGCGATCGCGGCAACCTCATCACCCGCCGCGTCCGCCCCCGCGAGCACCGGCACGATCTTTGGTGCATCCGTATCGCAACCGGCGCCGAGCGCGACGGCCACGGCGGCAACGTCCGGGCAGCCCGCAAGTGCGCTCACCGCAACATCGAGCACACTTGTCACACCTTCGGCCGCGCCGTCGAACCGCGCCCCCGACGCGCCGACGATCGGTACGCCGGCCGCACTGGCTGGAGCAACGCCGCCGGCAACCGCTACCGTGCCCGCGGCCGTCGCGGTTCCGCTACCGCATTCCAACGCACTCGCGTCGACAAACACCACAGGAACCGCTTCGCCCGCGGCCTTCGGCGCGACGCCGGCGGCGCCCGCCAGCGCCGTTGCGTCCACGCCCGCATCGGCTGCCTCTCTGACGCCGCCCGCTTCCCCCATCGCGCCGGTATCGACGTTGCCGCCCGCATCGGCTGCGCCGACGCCGGTCGGCGCAGCCGCCCCTGCACCATCGAACGCGCCCGTGTCCGCGCCGCAGATTCAGTCCGTTGCCACGCCGCAGACGCCCGCCGCTTCGCCGGCAAGCTGGTCGACGCTTGCAGCCGCCCAGCCGCCGGTGGCCGCCGACATCACCGCCCCCGCGCCCTGGGTGAGCGCGCCTCTCGCTGCCGCCACGCCGACGCCGGCAACCGATGCGTCGCAAGCAGCAGCCCAGCCGGCCGCCCCGGCCCCCGACGCGGCCGCCGCCCCCGCCCGCCCGCCGCGTCCGAACGCGTTCGAATTCCACGCGCCCGCGTCGTTCAACGTCGAACTGCCGACGCTCGACCTGCTCGAGCCCGCGTCCGACGACGTCGAACCGATCACCGACGAACATCTCGCCCAAACGGCCCAGGTGATCGAGCAGCGGCTGCAGGAGTTCAAGGTGCCGGTGACGGTGGTCGGTGCATCGGCGGGCCCGGTGATCACGCGCTTCGAGATCGAGCCCGCACTCGGCGTGCGCGGCAGCCAGATCGTCGGCCTGATGAAGGACCTGTCGCGCGGCCTCGGCCTCACGTCGATCCGCGTCGTCGAGACAATTCCCGGCAAGACCTGCATGGGCCTCGAACTGCCGAACGCGAAGCGCCAGATGATCCGGCTGTCGGAAATCCTCGAATCGCGCCAGTACCAGCATTCGGCATCGCAGCTGACGATCGCGATGGGCAAGGACATCACCGGCCACCCGGTCGTCACCGATCTCGCGAAAGCGCCGCACATGCTGGTCGCCGGCACGACGGGCTCGGGCAAGTCGGTCGCGATCAACGCGATGATCCTCTCGCTGCTGTACAAGGCGACGCCCGAGGACGTGCGGCTGATCATGATCGACCCGAAGATGCTTGAACTGTCGGTCTATGAAGGCATCCCGCATCTGCTCGCGCCGGTCGTCACCGACATGAAGCTCGCGGCGAATGCGCTGAACTGGTGCGTCGGCGAAATGGAGAAGCGGTACCGGCTGATGTCGGCCGTCGGCGTGCGCAATCTCGCGGGTTTCAACCAGAAGATCCGCGACGCCGAGGCAAAGGAAAAGAAGATCGGCAATCCGTTCTCGCTGACGCCCGACGATCCCGAGCCGCTGTCGAAGCTGCCGCTGATCGTCGTCGTGATCGACGAACTGGCCGACCTGATGATGGTCGCCGGCAAGAAGATCGAGGAGTTGATTGCCCGACTCGCTCAGAAGGCGCGCGCGGCCGGCATTCACCTGATCCTCGCGACGCAGCGTCCGTCCGTCGACGTGATCACCGGCCTGATCAAGGCGAACATCCCGACGCGCGTCGCGTTCCAGGTGTCGTCGAAGATCGATTCGCGCACGATCCTCGACCAGATGGGCGCCGAATCGCTGCTCGGCCAGGGCGACATGCTGTTCCTGCCGCCGGGCACCGGCTACCCGCAGCGCGTGCACGGCGCGTTCGTCGCCGACGAGGAAGTGCACCGGATCGTCGAATACCTGAAGCAGTTCGGCGAGCCGCAGTACGAGGAAGGGATTCTCGACGGCCCGGCAGCCGACGGCGCGACGCAGGACCTGTTCGGCGATGCGCCGGATGCGGAAGCGGATCCGCTGTACGACGAGGCGGTCGCGTTCGTCGTGCGCACGCGGCGCGCGTCGATTTCGTCGGTGCAGCGCCAGCTGCGGATCGGTTACAACCGCGCCGCGCGTCTCGTCGAGCAAATGGAAGCGGCCGGCCTCGTATCGTCGATGGGCATCAACGGCAGCCGGGAGGTGCTCGTGCCGGCCGCGGCCGACTGA